A part of Bacillus thuringiensis genomic DNA contains:
- a CDS encoding cation:proton antiporter regulatory subunit produces MNIRESELPGIGYKFQIVTKGNEKMVIVIHDDGRREMYHFDSDHEESISSISLRDSEARQIAAILGGMVYKPRALENVEMVFEGLAIEWFKVENAAPSIGKTIGDLEIRKNYSVTIIAVMKKNMKKLFNPGPETVIEEGDMLVVSGEREEIKKIINELLSNRGTD; encoded by the coding sequence ATGAATATTAGAGAAAGTGAACTTCCGGGTATTGGTTACAAATTTCAAATCGTTACGAAAGGTAACGAAAAGATGGTAATTGTCATTCATGATGACGGGCGTAGAGAAATGTATCATTTTGATTCAGACCATGAAGAAAGTATCTCAAGTATTTCATTACGTGACTCAGAGGCAAGACAAATTGCAGCAATATTAGGTGGAATGGTATATAAGCCTAGAGCATTAGAAAATGTTGAAATGGTCTTTGAAGGTTTAGCGATTGAGTGGTTTAAAGTAGAGAATGCAGCTCCATCAATCGGAAAAACAATTGGTGATCTTGAAATAAGGAAAAACTATAGCGTAACGATTATTGCAGTTATGAAGAAGAATATGAAAAAGCTATTTAATCCAGGGCCAGAAACGGTAATTGAGGAAGGCGATATGCTTGTAGTTTCTGGTGAGAGGGAAGAAATTAAAAAAATTATTAATGAGTTACTTTCGAATAGGGGG